The Actinomadura graeca nucleotide sequence GACCCGGGTGAGCTGGTCGCCGTCGTCGGCGCCTCCGGGTCCGGGAAGTCCACCCTGCTCAACATCCTGTCCGGGCTGGACGTGCCGACCGCCGGCGTCGCCCGCGTCGCGGGCTCGGACCTGCTCACGATGGCCTCCAGGGAGCGGCTGGAGTTCCGGCGCGAGAAGGTCGGGTTCATCTGGCAGCAGACCGGGCGCAACCTCCTCCCGTACCTGACCGCCGTCCAGAACGTCGAGCTGCCGATGCGGTTCGCCGGGCGGTCGCGGCGGGCCCGCGCCACCCGCGCCGCCGAGCTGCTCGGGATGCTCGGCGTCGGCGACTGCGCGGGACGGCGGCCCGGTGAGCTGTCCGGCGGGCAGCAGCAGCGCATCGCGATCGCCGTGGCCGTCGCCAACGAGCCGCACGTCGTCCTCGCCGACGAGCCGACCGGCGAGCTGGACACCGGCACCGCCGCCGAGGTCTTCGGCGCGCTCCGCCGCGTCAACGAGGAGCTCGGCACCACCACCGTCGTCGTCACCCACGACGCGCGGGTCGCCGAGCGCGTCGACCGCACCGTCGGCATCCGCGACGGCCGCACCAGCAGCGAGGTCCGCCGCCGCGACGAGGCGGACGGCACCCGCGTCAGCGAGGAGTACGCCGTGCTGGACCGCGCCGGACGCGTGCAGCTGCCGCGCGGGTTCACCGAGGCCCTGGACATGCGCGACCGGGTCCGGCTCGCGCTGGAGGACGACCACGTCGGCGTCTGGCCCGACCGGGAGGAGGACCGATGACCGGCCCGATGGTCGCGGTCGAGGGCCTCACCAAGGTCTACCGGTCCGGCAAGGTCGAGGTCCCGGCCCTGCGCGGCGCGTCCTTCACCGCCGCCCGGGGCGAGCTGGTCGCGATCCGCGGCCGCTCCGGCTCCGGGAAGACCACCCTGCTCAACCTGATCGGCGGCCTGGACGTCCCCGACTCCGGCACCGTCCGGGTCGACGGCCGGGACGTCGGCGCCCTCTCCGAGGACGCGCTGCTCGCCCTGCGCCGCGACGCCGTCGGGTTCGTCTTCCAGTCGCACGGGCTGATCCCCGTCCTGTCGGCCGCCGAGAACGTCGAGGTCCCGCTCCGCCTCGCCCGCACCGCCCCGGCCGAACGCGACGAGCGCGTCCGCGTCCTGCTGGCGATGGTGGGCCTCGCCGATCACGCGGGGCAGCGGCCGAACGAGCTGTCCGGCGGGCAGCGCCAGCGCGTCGCCATCGCCCGGGCCCTCGCCAACCGGCCCCGCCTCGTCCTCGCCGACGAGCCCACCGGCCAGCTCGACTCCGAGACGGCCGCGGCGATCATGCCGCTGCTGCGCGCCGTCGTCGCGAGCGAGGGCGTCACCGTCCTCGTCGCCACCCACGACGCCGCGCTGCTGTCCGAGGCCGACCGGGTGCTGAGCCTGGAGGACGGCGCCGTCACCGAGACTCCCGTCCCGGCAAGCCGAACCGTCCCCCCGGGGACATACCGCGGACCGATCCCCGCACGGGAACATGCGGTGACCCCGGAGGACGAGGAGAGCGCGTGCGGACTGCCCTGCGAGCCGGCGACCCCACCTCCGTCGGCGGGTACACCGTGAAGGAACGGCTCGGCGCGGGCGGCATGGGCACGGTCTACCTCGGCGAGGACGTCACCGGGGCGCCCGTCGCGGTCAAGGTCGTCGACCCCGCGCTCCTGTGCCGCCAGGACGGCGCGGTCCCCGGGCGGTATCGCCGCGAGATCGCCGCGCTCCGGCGGCTCGACCGGCGCTGCACGGCCGCGCTCCTCGACGCCGACCCGGACGCCGACCCCGCCTACCTGGTCATCGAGTACGTCGACGGCCCCTCCCTGGAGGACACCGTCCGGCGGGACGGCCCGCTGCGCGGCGCGTCCCTGGAGGAGGTCGCGGTCGCGGTCATCGCCGTCCTGGAACACCTCCACGCCGAGAACGTCACCCACCGGAACCTGAAGCCGGGGACCATCCTCCTCGGCCCGCACGGGCCGCGCGTCAGCGGTTACAGGATCGCGCTCCCCGCGGGGCGGTACCCTCGGGCCGCCGACGACGAGACGCGCAGGACGCTGCCGTACCTGGCGCCCGAGCTGCTGCTCGGCGAGTGCCCCGGCCCGGCGGCCGACGTGTTCGCCTGGGCCGCGACCGTCGCGTACGCCGCGTCCGGCGCCCCGCCCTACGGCACCGGCCACTGGACCGTCCAGCACCGGACGGAGCCCGGCGGGCCGCTCCTCGACGGCCTCGCGCCCCCGCTGCTCGACGCGGTGCGGCGGGGGCTCGCCCGGGACCCCGTCCTCCGCCCGACCGCCGCCGAGGCGCTGAAGTCGCTGCGCGGCCTGTCCCCGGCCGTGCTGGAGACCGCCGCGTCCGGGGTCCTGCCGGGCGGCGACGCCGACGAGTGGGCGGAGCGGGCCCGGCGCAGTCTCGGCGAGGGACGGGCCCGCCTCGCCCTCTACCAGGCCCAGCGCGGCCTTGCCCTGAACCCCCTGCACGCGCGCTGCCTCCGGTACCGCGCCGGGGCCAACCTCGCCGAGGGCAGGCCCGGCCTCCAGGACCTCCAGCTCGCCCACGACGTCGAGCCGGGCGACGCCGAGATCCGCCGCGCCTACGCGCGGGAGCTGGCCCTCGACCGGGGCGGCCGGAAGACGCACGGCCGCGCCGGTCCGGCGGACGCGCGGGAGGCCCTCCTGACGGCACTGGAGCTGGAGCCCGGCGACCCCGTCGTCACGGCCCGCTACGAGGCGTTCGCCGTGCGCGAGACGGGCTCCCCGGCCGTGCCTCCGGAGGTGCTGCGCGCCGTCCTGGCCCTGACCGCGGAGCTGCCGGACCCGCCGCCGGACGCTGCGCCCGCCGACCTCCGTAACGTCCCCGGCCTCGCCCTCGACCGCGTCGAGCTGGCCCTGAGAAACCTCGCCGGGCTGAGCCTCCCCGCCGCCACCCGGGCGCACCTGGCGTCCCGGCTGGGCGGGGCGCTCAGGCGGGAGGCGCGCAGGAACACCGGCGGCCCGCTCCGGCGCTCCGCCGCGATCGAGCGCGTGGCCGCGCTCGCGGAGTTCCTCGCCCCCGGGGACGCGACGTTCGCGAGGCTGGCCCGGGACGCCTACGGCATCCCGATGGACCCGCGGACGATCGCGGCCCCCCTCGCGGGCGCGGGCGGCGTGATCCTCGTCCTCGCCTACCTGACGCTCGCGCCGTACTGGCTGGGCTGGATGTGGGCCGTCCCGGTGGCCGCCGTGACGGGGGCGGCGCTGACCGGCCTGCTCGTCGTCGCGCTCTCGGGCTACAACGCGGTGCGGCGGCGCCTGGGGCGGGCCTTGGGCGGCGTGTCCGCGAGATGATTCGCCGACAGCGGGGCATGACCGTCCGGGCCGGGTATCGCGGCTGATCCTCGGCAACGCCGCCGCGGCCCTCGACTGGGGTCGATCAGGGGGTTCGTCGCCCCGCCCGGCGGGGGCTGAGCGCGACGGCGCGATCACCGAGACGACTTTTACGTTCTCGTGATGTTCGCCTCGCCGGTGTCGGGGCGCGGTCGGGATGTCGCGCGCCCCGGACAGCCTCCCTGCCGTGAAGGTCGCCATCGTGACCGAGTCGTTCCTCCCCCGCGTGAACGGGGTCACGGGCTCGGTGTGCCGCGTACTCGAGTACCTCGCCGCCCACGGCCACGAGGCCCTGGTGGTCGCCCCCGGCCCCGCGCCGGGCTCGTACGCCGGGGCGCCGGTGGAGCCCGTCCGCGGCGTCGCCCTGCCGTTCTATCCGACGTTCGCGGTGGGCGTGCCGACCCGCCGCGTCACCGCCGCGCTGCGCGGCTTCGCGCCGGACGTCGTCCACCTCGCGTCGCCGCTGGTCCTCGGCGCGTCCGGGCTCGCCGCCGCGCGCCGCCTGGACGTCCCGGCCGTCGCGGTGTTCCAGACCGACGTCGCCGGGTTCGCG carries:
- a CDS encoding ABC transporter ATP-binding protein, with protein sequence MDTARTDTGKAGGAPGLAELERRAAERGPAYGEGAHIVCDNLVRIYKTDGVEVVALQGLDLLIDPGELVAVVGASGSGKSTLLNILSGLDVPTAGVARVAGSDLLTMASRERLEFRREKVGFIWQQTGRNLLPYLTAVQNVELPMRFAGRSRRARATRAAELLGMLGVGDCAGRRPGELSGGQQQRIAIAVAVANEPHVVLADEPTGELDTGTAAEVFGALRRVNEELGTTTVVVTHDARVAERVDRTVGIRDGRTSSEVRRRDEADGTRVSEEYAVLDRAGRVQLPRGFTEALDMRDRVRLALEDDHVGVWPDREEDR
- a CDS encoding ABC transporter ATP-binding protein; this translates as MTGPMVAVEGLTKVYRSGKVEVPALRGASFTAARGELVAIRGRSGSGKTTLLNLIGGLDVPDSGTVRVDGRDVGALSEDALLALRRDAVGFVFQSHGLIPVLSAAENVEVPLRLARTAPAERDERVRVLLAMVGLADHAGQRPNELSGGQRQRVAIARALANRPRLVLADEPTGQLDSETAAAIMPLLRAVVASEGVTVLVATHDAALLSEADRVLSLEDGAVTETPVPASRTVPPGTYRGPIPAREHAVTPEDEESACGLPCEPATPPPSAGTP
- a CDS encoding serine/threonine-protein kinase; its protein translation is MRTALRAGDPTSVGGYTVKERLGAGGMGTVYLGEDVTGAPVAVKVVDPALLCRQDGAVPGRYRREIAALRRLDRRCTAALLDADPDADPAYLVIEYVDGPSLEDTVRRDGPLRGASLEEVAVAVIAVLEHLHAENVTHRNLKPGTILLGPHGPRVSGYRIALPAGRYPRAADDETRRTLPYLAPELLLGECPGPAADVFAWAATVAYAASGAPPYGTGHWTVQHRTEPGGPLLDGLAPPLLDAVRRGLARDPVLRPTAAEALKSLRGLSPAVLETAASGVLPGGDADEWAERARRSLGEGRARLALYQAQRGLALNPLHARCLRYRAGANLAEGRPGLQDLQLAHDVEPGDAEIRRAYARELALDRGGRKTHGRAGPADAREALLTALELEPGDPVVTARYEAFAVRETGSPAVPPEVLRAVLALTAELPDPPPDAAPADLRNVPGLALDRVELALRNLAGLSLPAATRAHLASRLGGALRREARRNTGGPLRRSAAIERVAALAEFLAPGDATFARLARDAYGIPMDPRTIAAPLAGAGGVILVLAYLTLAPYWLGWMWAVPVAAVTGAALTGLLVVALSGYNAVRRRLGRALGGVSAR